A window from Bacteroidota bacterium encodes these proteins:
- a CDS encoding HAMP domain-containing sensor histidine kinase: MLFPLAGMLQASIMLWGDMSLGHLLSTQRRVPLLWVLDAVPFVLALMLWMTGRQRQQYEGMVGEHEARDVEQNAELRARIKEVEEALKAKDAMLSVVSHELRTPLTVILGYAEIIEEEASGMAHESAVAIRDEGKRLLETVNALLDLARLEVGEVSLTLRPLPVADTVFEVANSLRSLVERKGLRLVLANRAPMMMARLDETALRRVLTNLIGNAVKFTERGLVTIAIEHDLRQVIVRIVDTGRGISPEFLPRLFDPFTQEDDYLDRDQEGTGLGLAIVRRLVMLMHGAIRVESEVGVGTTFILHFPIYYDDSTLGIPEQPVGAAKGYGLTAEVEPWDEAGAQGPVS; the protein is encoded by the coding sequence ATGCTGTTCCCCCTGGCCGGCATGCTGCAGGCCTCGATCATGCTGTGGGGGGACATGTCGCTGGGGCATCTGCTTTCCACGCAGCGGCGCGTGCCCTTGCTTTGGGTGCTCGACGCGGTGCCGTTCGTGCTCGCCCTCATGCTGTGGATGACGGGGCGGCAACGCCAGCAGTACGAGGGCATGGTTGGCGAGCACGAGGCGCGCGACGTGGAGCAAAATGCCGAGTTGCGGGCGCGCATCAAGGAGGTCGAGGAAGCGCTCAAGGCCAAGGATGCGATGCTCTCCGTGGTCAGCCACGAGCTACGCACGCCCTTGACGGTGATCCTAGGCTATGCCGAGATCATCGAGGAGGAGGCCAGTGGGATGGCGCACGAGTCCGCCGTCGCGATCCGCGACGAGGGCAAGCGGCTGCTCGAAACAGTCAACGCGCTCCTCGACCTGGCACGGCTAGAGGTGGGCGAGGTCTCGCTCACGCTCCGACCGCTGCCCGTTGCCGACACGGTATTCGAGGTGGCGAACTCACTGCGGTCGCTCGTGGAGCGCAAGGGGCTCCGGCTAGTGCTGGCCAACCGCGCACCCATGATGATGGCGCGCCTGGACGAGACTGCGCTCCGGCGCGTGCTCACCAACCTGATTGGCAACGCCGTGAAGTTCACGGAACGCGGGCTCGTCACCATCGCCATCGAGCACGATCTCCGGCAGGTTATCGTACGCATCGTCGACACGGGGCGTGGCATCTCCCCCGAGTTCCTCCCGCGTCTCTTCGACCCGTTCACGCAGGAAGACGACTACCTCGACCGCGACCAGGAGGGGACCGGCCTGGGCCTCGCCATCGTCAGGCGTCTCGTGATGCTCATGCACGGCGCCATCCGCGTCGAGTCGGAGGTCGGCGTCGGGACGACGTTTATCCTTCACTTCCCGATCTACTATGACGACAGCACGCTCGGCATCCCGGAGCAGCCTGTCGGTGCCGCAAAGGGCTACGGCCTGACCGCTGAGGTGGAGCCCTGGGACGAGGCGGGCGCTCAGGGTCCGGTGAGCTAG
- a CDS encoding phosphopentomutase yields the protein MAPPLFVTIVLDGVGIGRAPDAALYGDAGTHTLAHVCAVARPALPNLTRLGLGNLDRLPGVPPVEAPAASTGVMVETSAGKDSTTGHWELAGLPLDAPFPTYPEGFPPALVDAFLQATGCAGILAGVPASGTAIIDQHGAEHLRTGQPIVYTSADSVFQIAAHTDVIPLDRLYDLCRIAREEVCVGPHAVGRVIARPFVGQPGAFARISEKRRDFALAPPTPPIQAQLQGTQVRTVAVGKIGDLFANVGFDTVTKTKDNAEGVGATLAAMREAAGGTTPTFIWTNLVDFDQEYGHRNNPEGFARALDAFDAVLPTFEAALPAGARLVLTADHGNDPTTPGTDHTRERVPLLVLGGSPRVLGTRTTFADHAATVADYFGLAWTGPGQRWAH from the coding sequence ATGGCTCCTCCGCTCTTCGTCACCATCGTGCTCGACGGCGTCGGCATCGGGCGCGCTCCAGACGCGGCGCTCTATGGCGATGCCGGGACGCACACGCTCGCCCACGTGTGCGCCGTGGCCCGGCCCGCGCTTCCGAACCTGACGCGGCTCGGCCTGGGCAACCTCGACCGTCTGCCCGGCGTGCCGCCCGTCGAGGCACCCGCTGCCAGCACCGGCGTGATGGTCGAGACGTCGGCCGGCAAAGACTCCACGACTGGGCACTGGGAACTGGCCGGGCTCCCACTCGACGCGCCGTTCCCGACCTACCCGGAGGGCTTCCCGCCAGCACTCGTCGACGCCTTTCTTCAGGCGACGGGGTGCGCAGGCATCCTTGCTGGCGTGCCCGCCTCCGGCACCGCCATCATCGACCAGCACGGGGCGGAGCACCTGCGCACAGGCCAGCCCATCGTCTACACGTCCGCGGACAGCGTCTTCCAGATCGCCGCGCACACCGATGTGATTCCGCTGGACCGGCTCTACGACCTGTGCCGCATCGCACGGGAAGAGGTCTGCGTAGGTCCACACGCGGTGGGCCGCGTCATCGCGCGTCCATTCGTGGGCCAGCCGGGTGCGTTCGCGCGCATCTCCGAGAAGCGACGTGACTTCGCCCTCGCGCCGCCTACGCCGCCGATCCAGGCGCAACTCCAGGGCACCCAGGTGCGCACCGTCGCCGTCGGCAAGATCGGCGACCTGTTCGCGAACGTCGGCTTTGACACGGTCACGAAGACGAAGGACAACGCCGAGGGGGTCGGGGCCACCCTCGCTGCCATGCGCGAGGCCGCTGGTGGCACGACGCCGACGTTCATCTGGACCAACCTCGTCGATTTCGACCAGGAGTACGGCCACCGCAACAACCCAGAGGGCTTCGCCCGCGCGCTCGACGCGTTCGACGCGGTCCTGCCTACGTTCGAAGCCGCCTTGCCCGCCGGGGCCCGGCTCGTCCTCACGGCCGACCATGGCAACGACCCGACGACGCCCGGGACCGACCACACGCGGGAGCGCGTGCCGCTGCTCGTGCTCGGCGGCTCGCCGCGCGTTCTGGGCACCCGCACCACGTTCGCGGACCACGCTGCCACCGTCGCGGACTACTTCGGCCTAGCCTGGACGGGACCTGGGCAGCGCTGGGCACACTAA